From the genome of Macadamia integrifolia cultivar HAES 741 unplaced genomic scaffold, SCU_Mint_v3 scaffold1748, whole genome shotgun sequence, one region includes:
- the LOC122064760 gene encoding zinc finger protein 8-like codes for MGRNVVAQGVSGTTLSPRWGGGEEKKLRLFGFEVDPYTNDGRSSRVSEEGEESATSSNEGLPRKKSLKEKKSQVPDMDDKKFECQFCFKEFANSQALGGHQNAHKKERLKKKRLQIQARKASLACYFQPFQNHHGFSYHLSPPWFYDPSSYIPEFTPFDDQTQISFNTFDQNSYLNSAPLTKSYALPSLIPVPQDTCTFTLTPTNSSIQNRPSLIKPSPLMPISKRSFKSLDPVL; via the coding sequence ATGGGGAGGAATGTGGTGGCACAAGGTGTTTCTGGAACTACCCTTTCCCCTAGATGGggtggaggagaagagaagaagctcAGATTATTTGGTTTTGAGGTGGATCCCTACACAAATGATGGCAGATCATCTAGGGTGTCTGAGGAAGGAGAGGAAAGTGCAACTTCTTCAAATGAAGGTTTGCCAAGGAAGAAATctttgaaggagaagaagagtcaAGTGCCTGACATGGATGACAAGAAGTTTGAGTGTCAATTTTGTTTCAAGGAGTTTGCAAACTCTCAGGCACTGGGTGGTCACCAAAATGCCCATAAAAAggagaggttgaagaagaaaaggctgcaaatCCAAGCAAGGAAGGCAAGCCTCGCATGTTACTTTCAACCTTTCCAGAATCACCATGGTTTCAGTTACCATCTATCTCCTCCATGGTTCTATGATCCTTCTTCCTATATACCTGAGTTTACACCTTTTGATGATCAGACCCAAATCAGTTTCAATACTTTTGACCAAAACTCTTACCTTAATAGTGCTCCTCTCACAAAATCATATGCTTTACCCTCTCTTATCCCAGTCCCACAAGATACTTGTACTTTCACCTTAACACCCACAAACAGTTCTATCCAGAACAGACCTTCACTGATCAAGCCTTCTCCATTAATGCCTATTTCCAAGCGAAGCTTTAAGAGTCTGGACCCAGTTCTGTAA